In a single window of the Balaenoptera acutorostrata chromosome 3, mBalAcu1.1, whole genome shotgun sequence genome:
- the SIX1 gene encoding homeobox protein SIX1, giving the protein MSMLPSFGFTQEQVACVCEVLQQGGNLERLGRFLWSLPACDHLHKNESVLKAKAVVAFHRGNFRELYKILESHQFSPHNHPKLQQLWLKAHYVEAEKLRGRPLGAVGKYRVRRKFPLPRTIWDGEETSYCFKEKSRGVLREWYAHNPYPSPREKRELAEATGLTTTQVSNWFKNRRQRDRAAEAKERENTENNNSSSNKQNQLSPLEGGKPLMSSSEEEFSPPQSPDQNSVLLLQGNMSHARSSNYSLPGLTASQPTHGLQAHQHQLQDSLLGPLTSSLVDLGS; this is encoded by the exons ATGTCGATGCTGCCATCGTTCGGCTTCACGCAGGAGCAAGTGGCGTGCGTATGCGAGGTTTTGCAGCAAGGCGGGAACCTGGAGCGCCTGGGCAGGTTCCTGTGGTCGCTGCCCGCCTGCGACCACCTGCACAAGAACGAAAGCGTGCTCAAGGCCAAGGCCGTGGTCGCCTTCCACCGCGGCAACTTCCGCGAGCTCTACAAGATCCTGGAGAGCCACCAGTTCTCGCCTCACAACCACCCCAAGCTGCAACAACTGTGGCTGAAGGCGCACTACGTGGAGGCCGAGAAGTTGCGCGGCCGGCCCCTGGGCGCGGTGGGCAAATATCGGGTGCGCCGAAAATTCCCGTTGCCGCGCACCATCTGGGACGGTGAAGAGACCAGCTACTGCTTCAAGGAGAAGTCGCGGGGCGTGCTGCGGGAGTGGTACGCGCATAACCCCTACCCCTCGCCGCGTGAGAAGCGGGAGCTGGCCGAGGCCACCGGCCTCACCACCACCCAAGTCAGCAACTGGTTTAAGAACCGGAGGCAAAGAGACCGGGCCGCCGAGGCCAAGGAAAG GGAGAACACTGAAAACAATAACTCCTCCTCCAACAAGCAGAATCAACTCTCTCCTCTGGAAGGGGGCAAGCCGCTCATGTCCAGCTCAGAAGAAGAATTCTCACCTCCCCAAAGTCCAGACCAGAACTCGGTCCTTCTGCTGCAGGGCAATATGAGCCACGCCAGGAGCTCAAACTATTCTCTCCCAGGTTTAACCGCCTCTCAGCCCACCCACGGCCTGCAAGCCCACCAGCATCAGCTCCAGGACTCTCTGCTGGGCCCCCTCACCTCCAGTCTGGTGGACTTGGGGTCCTAA